GAGAAATTGATGTGGGAAAAAAGGCTCAAGCATCTCGAACTAAGTACAGTTTGTTGATGGTTTAGTTGACTTTAATTTCAATGAGTTTTATGTGTCTAGGTTGCTCTTACACAGTCATATGGACTCACTGACGACagaagtactgtaggttCAGTGTGTCTTTGTTTAACATAGCCATTGCTGACTTATCAGTTCACCGTGTTAAAAGCGTTTCACACTGCCTTAATCAGCCCCACTTCTCGTAGCAGGGGTCTCACAAGTGCAGGTTTCATGGGGCTGGTTTAGGGAGTCAAAAGAGTGTGTATGCGCCTGCACACATCTCTTACGTATTTccctagaataaaaaaataaaataagTATAAGATACATGAAGCACCACTGATATTTGACACGTGCCTGATAAGGCAATAGTGTGTATACGGCTAGGTATATATGGACTTGGTTATCAGATAAACGCCTCTTTACGGCTTCTAGAAACCCCTCTTGACGCGCCCTGCCTTTTCTCCTCTATCACTCCTATACATGCCCAAGTGGCAAACAAGGTTGAAGGTTGCTCCTGGACGTGCATACTGGGGCCATTGTCATATCTTGTCATACGTACTCGCTCAGATATACTCTGTTTCACCACTACACTCAATTGAATACACCCTCGAGTCGACCAATTGACCATGACACTCTACTACACTCTTGTTTTCGCCATTCTGGTGACGGAGATGGCCAccttcctgctgctggtggccCCTCTTCCCGAGAAGATTCGACGGCAGTTTTTCCTGtctctggccaagctggaggtTCTGGACAAGCTGCGGCTGGGCCTCAAGTTCACTTTTGTGTTCATTCTGATCCTCTTCATCGACTCCGTCAACCGAGTGTACCGAGTCTCTGTCGATCGATCCACCGGCGAATACAAGGGCAACCTGGTGGCCACCGAACGATCCGAGCTCCAGGCCCGAAAGTTCTACAGCCAGCGAAACATGTACCTGTGCGGATTCACCCTCTTCCTGTCGCTCATTCTGAACCGAACCTACTCGCTGGTAattgagctcatcaacgCCCGAGACCTCatcaacgagctcaagggttcctccaacgccaaggtcaaggccgagcTGTCTGCCTCCGACGACGccaacaaggagatcaCTCTGCTCAAGGCTGAGCTGCAGCAGAAGGATAAGGACATTGCTGCTCTTAAGTCTCAGTCCGCCAATCTGTCCACTGAGTACAACCGAATCAGCGACGAGCTCAACGCTTCCACCGGCAACAccaagctggacaagaagaccgcCTAAAAGATATATTGAATAAGATAAACCGAAGAAATCAACTGTATCTGCAACACCTCTTCTTGCTGGAATGTAATATTTCTACTACGTCTAACAAGACTATGTAGGACACCATGGCAACATTTACTAACAGTGTGATAAAAACCCGTCTCATTCAACTCAGTCCCCAGGCTGTTTCGAATGGTGTACCGTAGTAATATCGTCTTATTAAAGTACTGGGCTTACAGATTTCATGAAATATACACTTTACTTACACTCTTATACGCCTCCAATACTTCTATAATCGTTACTATAATATACATGCATCAACCACTCTCGGTAGGGTAGGCGTTGCTCTTGTGTTTGGGGGTGAACTCGAACTCGTCGCCGACAGGACCCAGGAACCGTTCGGTCACCTTGATCCAGTCTCGGTAGTCACTGGAACCCAACAGagtctccatctcgtctCGGCCCTTCCACAAATCCGGTCGGTCGTTCATCTTGGCAGGCAGATACTCCAGGATTCCTGAGGGTACGTATCTGTGTGTGAAGGACATGAACTCGCACAGGTACCGTCGAGTCTGATTGACTCCGTATTGATCAGATCCCCAGTGCTCAAGTCCGTACTGGGCAAACTTCTGGAAGTATTCGAGTCGCTCGGTGGCCGACTTGTCAATATGCTGACGGCTCTCGACCTCCTCGAAGATCCAGGGCTTGATAAGAGCGCCTCGAGCAACCATCACAGAGTCGACATGAGCCTCATCCACTGCTCGATGCCAGTCAGACCAGGTGTAACAGTCTCCGTTACCCACGACCCAAGTGGGGTGAGAAATGACGTGGTCATCAAGCTCGCTCTTCTCCCGGACATCGTCTCGGGTGTTGACCACAGAGTCTGCAACCTCTCGGATGTAGTTCCAGTCGGCCAGCTTTGTGTATCTCTGGGCTCGGGATCGGCCGTGAAGAGTGAAAGCAGCTGTCTGGCCCTCAGCGAGCAGTCTGGCggtgagcttcttggcggtAGGCGTGGAACCGGTTCCAGTTCGCATCTTGACAGTGATGGGCACATCTCCAGACACCATGCTCATACCTCTAACGATTCGAGCTGTCTTTCCCTGTTGGTCCATAAGCGCAGAGCCGGCTCCCTGTCGGTAAACGAGATCGATGGGGCAGCCACAGTTGAGGTTGATCTCGGAGATGCCTGTGCAGAGCTCAGAGACGGCCTGAGCAGCCTTGATAGCCTGCCAGTGCTTGGGAGCAGTCACCTGGACACCAAAGTGGTTTCCCTCGGTGACTTCGGAACTGTGACATCGAGTCAGGGCCCACTCGGCCTTATGGCCCTGGATCAGAGGCAGAGTGAGAGCCATCTCTCCGTAGGTGACATCAGCACCAAGGTCCTTCATCAGACGTCGGTAGGGCAGGTTGCCAACGGTGGTAAGAGGGGAAACAATATACTTGCCTTTGAGATCGAGTTTCTTCTTTTCACTGGGTCGGATTCGACCAGTGTCAATCTCAAtagtctccttcttctccagcttggtctgttcgtcgtcttcgtctcGCACAATCTGAGCATCAATGAGCTTGATGGCCTCATCGGATTTGGACAAGTCGTACTTCTTTCGCTGCAGAGGGTTGAGATGCTTGAACACGTGGTTaagctccttgttgtctgcgttggccttcttcttctcctcgtccacaaGAAGCTTGCCTTCACTGTCTCGGTGCGAAGACAACCATCGGCACTTGTATCCCTGAGGACACTGGCCGGTCAGATCAAACACAGGACACACGCCCTCAATatccttgggcttggatTCGAGATACTTCTGCAAATCGTGCTCGAACTTGCACTTGTCTCCGTATGAACACTCCTGGGGAGATCCGTCCTCTTTGAACTGTAGAGCACTGGAGCACATTTTGATGGCGTCCTTTCGCTGCTTCAAAGACCGGTTCTTGTTCTGGCcacccttcttcttttcctctGGCTTCTCGCCGCCCTCGGCGAGATCGTCGTTaacagatggaggagcATCTCTGGCATCAGCAGAAGCTCGAGCAACAAGATACTCAGGCTTGATGCTTGCGACTCCTCGAACACGACCCTCGGCGAGCTGTTTTTCGTAAACGGAATCCACGATAGTGTCGGGCAGGTCCTCGACCTTAGTTTTCTTGACCACGGGCTCGTCAGACATGTTCAGAGACAAAATAGGTGTGTCGTGATGGTCTCTCTGGATAGCTTGAATAATTTATTTCCCCTTTGGCTTCATTTTTTCATGCACCAACTTTATCGCAAAAAAATGGAACTTAAAATTCCTAGTCTGAAAAATCAGTTTTATATCCGGCTACACAAACAACTACACAACTTCGTTGCCATGACGGAAAATCGCATCAGACAAGTCTTCAGGGAACGCAAAGAACAGGGCAAAACAGTGACCGTGGCAGGACCTATGGTTCGGTACTCAAAACTGCCGTTCAGAGCTCTGGTACGCCATTTCGACTGTGATGTGGTATACTCACCCATGATGCTGGCTCGGGAATTCTGTCGAAACCAGACAGCCCGGCTCTGCGACTTCACAACCAACAAAGACGATTTCCCGCTTATCGTGCAACTTGGAGGCAACAACGCGGAAGATATGGTCAAGGCTGTCAAGATGCTGCAACCGTATGTGGACGGAGTAGGAATCAACTGTGGATGTCCTATCAAGGAGCAGATCCGAGAGGGAGTTGGAGCAGCGCTGATGACGGCTCCCGATCTGGTTGCAGAGATGGTGGCTGCTATTCGTAAGGAATGTGGTGCTGAAATATACGTGGAGGTGAAGATGCGGATTCACAAGGACCTGAATGACACGGTGCACTTTGCCAAGCTTGTggaggctgctggagctgatTCTATCAGCGTGCATGGCCGGCTGGTTCCACAAAGAAGCAGAACGGCCCCTAACTACGACGGAATCAAGATTGTCAAAGATTCTGTCGACGTTCCTGTCATCGCCAACGGAGACGCATTTACAACTACTAACAtcgaggagattgtcgagcTGACGGGCTGCGACGGAGTCATGGCTGCGCGAGGCATTCTCAGCAACCCAGCAATGTTTGCAGGATACACAAAGACGCCCTGGAGAGCAGTGGAGCTATTCTGGGACTACGTCACAGCTTATGGACTTCCATATGCTCTTACGATCCACCACTTTTCGGAAATGTTGGAGGCAGAGCTAACGAGgtacgagaagaaggacctCAACAACTGTAAGAACATGGTGGAGCTGATCAACTGGTTTGATGACCGGTTTGACCTCAAGCGACCTGGAGATGAGGACTTTGCTATCAGAGACGAGTATCCCTGGAAGAACAGAACAAGTTTTGTATATAACTAGAGGTGGGAATGGTGCATAATAGATTGATAGAATactacaactactgtatgtactgtactcgtactatatactgtaggtgCCGGTACTACACATCCGAACTATTCGGATGTAATTTTTATCACGACGTGCCTATAATTTAATCTACATTGGTCGTAAACGGATGATTTAAGAAGAATGGACTGATAATAGCACAAAACCAACTTGTGAAGTAACACTTTTCGAGCCAATATTTTCACATATCTATTTTCACCCTATTAATCCTTAGTAATCTGAATGTTCCAGATGGATTTTAGCGTGCATGTCAGAAGCGGCAATGATTCATCCTTCCAACAAGTGCGTCATCAACCCACTTTGATCCAGTGACTATAAAGGGCTTGATCGGCAACAGAAACGACCCATTaaaacacacacattcACTCTAATCGACGCATAATTCATCTATCAAAATGGCAAAAGCAAAGCAAGCACCTACGGCATACTTTCTGTACGACCTGCCTGAGTCTATTCTCAAGTCTCTCAAGGTGTATGATTTCAACGGAGTACTGCGATCTGAAGAGACGGAAGTTAAGCCATCGAGCCAGTTTTCTGCTGAAGAAAAGGCCTTCCATCGATACAATCACAAACTGCGTCTTCAGGGCTTGGCAGCTATTCGAAAACCAGAGTACGATCAACTGCTTAAAGATGGACTGACTGACACACAAAAAGACGACGATTCagacagcaacagcaacagcaacagcaacagcaacagcaacagcgaGGAGGATACAGAATCGGACAGTGACGAAGAGTTTGGACTGCCTCGAAAAATGGAACTGGCGTCGATCTCggaagctggagatggagaaacGGCAAAAGACGAACTCAAGGGAAGCCCTGTCATCTTCCTCAAGAGCCCCGAAGTTGAACCTAAGACACTGACGGTCTACAAGAATGCACTGGGCCACGTATCACCCACTGAGTCGGGTATTCTTGGGGAGATTCAGCGGGTGAATACTCTTCCGGAGGCTACTTCTGTGATCATCatggctggaggaggacattTTGCTGCAGCGATCTTTCAACACTCGCCGAAAATCAAAAACACAATGGTTCCCCTAATTCTGGAAACCAAATCATTTCACAGATACACCACTCGTCGAAGCCAGGGAGGTTCCCAGAGTGCTTCTGATGGTTCAAAGGGTAAGGCCAAGTCTGTGGGTTCCTCTCTGCGACGATATGGAGAGAGCCAGTTGCAGATGGAGGTGAAGGAGTTGCTGACTTCTCCCGAGTGGAAGAAGCGTCTGTTACCTGGCCTTCCTACGTCTGCCGCTAACATTTACATTCGAGCCAGTGGAAAGGGCAGTCGtggtcttgttcttgggTTCGAGGGATGTCCTATTCCCAAAAATGATTCCCGAGTCAAGAGTATCCCCTTCAACACCCGTCGAGCAAACTACACCGAGGTTCTGCGGTCCTGGACGGAACTGTCCACTGTCAAGGTTGTGGATGTGAGcaaagaggaagaggaggcagaAAAGACACGTGaaaaggaggccgagaaggctcGGAAGGAGCAGTCGCGTCTTGCAGCGGCTGAagccaagaagcagaagcagcagcagtccCAACCTACCACCGTACCACTCACTCCTCTCATGAAACAGACTTCTGAGATCACTGAGTTGATTCGAAAGAGTCGGGCTCCTAAGCTCATTTCGTACCTCAAACTGCAAAAGCTCAAGTCGCCCTACCAGCTGGAGTTCCCCGAAGGAGATAAGACAGGCACATTGTGTCCTACTGCTCTGCATTACGCCGCTAAAGAGGGTAGCGCTTACATTGTGAGTGTCTTGTTGAAGCAGCTAGGGGCCGATCCTACCGTTACCAACTCGTTTGGAAAGACTGCTTGGGATCTGGTTTCGGATAGTAAGACCCGGGACACTTTCCAGCTGGCAAGAGGAGCtcttggagaagacaaGTGGGACTGGAAAGCCAGTCATGTTGGAGAAGCTCTTACCGATGAGCAGATTGAACAGCGAGACAaaaaggaggctgctgaaCACGACCAAAAGGTCAAACAGTCCATTGcccagcaggaggaggagcagaaggaaaaggagtCCAGCAAGAGATACGAAAAGATTGTCGCCAAGAGTGGACTGGGAAAGAGACTGCCTCAGATGGCcaccaagctggaggacacTAGAGGTCTTTCTGATGAAGCAAAGATGAGACTCGAGCGAGAGAGACGAGCTCGAGCTGCCGAAGCACGGTTTGCAAAAAAATAAGGCTAAATAGAATCACTGTAGACACTAGCGTGCTAATATATATTCTCATGAATGCTGAACAGAGACTGCTTGTAGCCTTGTGACGGATAACAGAAAGCAAGAGTGGGGAACAATGAGTGTATTGAGTGAATGGGCTATAAATACGACATACAGTAAGTACAAAATAGTTGTGTAGTGAAACATGTTCGTACTACgaaaaattcaaaaaataACGCTTGGTATTCCCTAACGATATGATCATGCGGAGGATCGAACTCCGAGCCTCCCCGGTGTGAGCGGGACGTGATAACCATTACACCACACGACCTGGCTATTACTTTTAAGGACCAACTATCTTACTAAGGGCTGTGTAATGATTAGTCATaaatcattagaataaaataaaataatcTTGATCTGTTAGCCATGATTCACTACCACGAGACCACGACAATTACATGAACTAGACGAAGCGTCGACAAACCAACCGACAGCGCCTCGCAGCGCACATCGCAaagattcagaagtgtatgatttattgaacgccaataacccggcttactacaTGTGGGTATctagctgtaatgaatcattagaataaaataaataaaataaaataaaaaacctgcttactacttgtaggtatatagctgtaatgaatcatcAGAATaaagaagaaaaataaaatgCTGCCGTCTATTCGTGACAAAGTAGCTGTATTATGCTGGTTGAGGATATACTTACTGGAGATCGTCTATTTTGGTGTTGTGGAGAAAATTAGGGTGAAGTTCGTGTATAACAAGGAATATAATAACAATGGGAAAGATTGGGTATAAGATAATCTGTATCCTCACTTGTTCATCGGTTAACAGCCAGAGGTTCAGCTTCTCAAGTTTTCAATCACCATCGTAAGGTTCACTTGACATCACGGGAACAAGGCCGATAGAAACTCAGCCCTACTGCACCATTGTACACTGTAGAAATATTTGTAGCAGGTTCTTCGTGTGATAAGAGGCTGATATTTCAGAGATCTAATCAACACCTCTCTCCAATGACGTCATTCGCTATTCGGTCCGATTATGTCCGTACTTTGTGCGTCCTATTAGTAGACTTCGACCGCCTGTCAACTTTAGGTGGGTTCTGGCTGGACATAGCtaccgtacttgtaatcGTACATCCTATAATTAGATTTATACAATAATTTGACGTCTGACGCGAAGCAGGTGTAAAGATCATGTTCCGAGGGGTTTTCGTGTTTCCGTGGACACCGCGACTATCGTGccaggtacagtacaggCATAACTTGACGGTGTACTTATATCACTGGGGAAAATTGGAGTGATTCGACAAAATTACCAAGCGCATACGAATATCAGTGTATAAAGAGAGTGTACCAGTACACAAGAGACGTATctctgtacaagtattgttctctgtacaagtattgtataATTTGTTATCATTTGACCTATGGGATATTGGAAGGCGTGGCTTAGCTGAGGGGAACTGACAGGTGATGGACCAGCTgtctctctgtctctcaGTCGGctattactgtactcagTCTTCTACAATTTGAGGCAAACGTATAGAAGTGTTTGGTCTTGCTGCCAACATGCGCAATGCGAGCATTGGAATGTACAAAAGGTGAGAGTGATGGTGCGTGACAACTGTTGCTTTGGAATGAGGATGGAAGAGAGACTGTCATCTGTGGATCTGTGTCTTGTGACTACTATTACAGGGCAGGTATAATGATGTCCTTAGTAAAACAAGTGCTTGTGATGTTTCAATTCATTTATTACGTCTGTTCCACTTAGCCGCACTTTGTCTGCTAATCTCCATGTGTATATCGTCGATAGACTTTGTACAGTGCTGCATATGTGGAACGCGAAGAGATGCAACGGGTCTTCGATTGGCAGCAAAGGCCTGCCGAAAATGAAAACAAATGCAACAAGGATCAGATTGGACGACGGAAGACTGAAATTAATGGTTCAGCTCCTGTACGGGTACTTgtcatactgtacaagtagatagACACATCTCGGTTATTTCAAAATGTTGATTCACCAATAGAACATGAAAAATACGACGTTCCTCTTGCTCCAGTTGCTACTTGCACCATTACGTGTCATTCCCAAAATAGCACCGGgcgctacttgtaccggtacgagtaggtCGTAGCATCATTTCACGAGTTGACAGTTGCCTGTTGAAGGTTGACAGCCACTCCTTGTATGAAGGCAAAACCCCAACTAAGCAGAGTAGTCTCCAGAAGCGTAAAGATGGTTTCAATGTGGGGCAGCAGCCAGAAGGGGTATTCGGACCGGTGTAGTTGAGAATAAGAGCAGATAGATGCTACTAGAGGGAATCAATCGACTCTCCTACACCAGCTTTTTattccacgtgactttctTTTTTCGCTTAGACAAACCACCCACACTTACTCCTCGGCCTTTCACTAACTCCAAAACTCCTTGCTTTCTTCGCATCGGAGTTGGGCGCACAGCTGCACGTCACTCACGCCATGCCCAACATGCGTCAACAATGGAATGTACCGAGGTGTGGGAGAAAAATGTCAATGAATTGCTTGTATTTCGCCTTACACccggaaaaaaaacaccacaaagTCCTGGAATCACATCCTTACCACTCCCACGATATCTCTCGTGTTCAACTTTCTCTGTAGTCTATCTGTCTTTAACGCTAACGTCCAACTCTAGAACAGGTGCGGTACCTCTTTTACAGATTCAATACACCTGGAACTCTAACGTTATGCCAGAGCCTAATTCGCGTCGTGTCACCTTTGTATGCAGCGTGTGTTTTGTATGTTATTTGTGTGTTTAAACATGAGCCATGTCAGAAGACAAATATTGCACAGTGCGCGTTTGTAGAATATATAAGAGCGTAATCCGCCACTTTTCAAAAACCAACCACACTCGTTCATACCCCCCCACACTCGTTACTATAATGCAGTTCTCAGCCGTCCTCCTCGCCACCGCCGCCTCCATGGTCTCTGCCCAGCAGTTTGGCATCATCGCCATCCGATCTGGTTCCGACATCCAGAACTCCGCCGTCTACTCCAACGGTGAGAAGCTCGTCATCGGCGGCACCTACCAGTCCACCGACTacgaggtcaaggacatgctcctcctcgccaACGGCAAGCCCGTTCAGTTCGGCAACGGCGCCAACATCGTCGATTCTGAGGGTGCCGGAACCCGAGATATTGAGGTCAACGGCCAGGACTACGTCTACGTCCCCAAGTTTGAGTGGACCGCCTGCCCCGCCCCCGAGGGTGCCGACTACGTCTACACTGTCGAGACCTCAAGCGTCTGCGGTGAGGCCGGCATCCCCTTCGCTCCCCGAGCCAtgtacaaggacgaggCTGCCACTGAGGAGAAGCCCGCCGAGACTGAGGCCGCCCCCGTCGAGACCCCCGCTATCACTGAGGCTCCCGTCCCCGTCCCCACCGGAGGTGCCGTTGTCACtgccaactccaccatcgttctcaccatcaccgactGCGGTGAGGGTGTTGAGTGCGTCACCAAGCCTCAGCCCCAGCCTACCCaggttgaggaggctcCCGAGCAGGCCAACGGTGCCGCTGCTCTCGGTGTCTCTGCCGGTATTGCTGGCATCGCCGCCGTTGCTATGCTCCTCTAAGCGCATCTTTTTGATTTTGCTACTTAACAGAAATACCCCTTTGAAATATTATTACTAACTGTATGAAGACCACTGTACAAGCAGAGTGATTCACAGTATGGCAACACAATTCATTAGCTG
This genomic interval from Yarrowia lipolytica chromosome 1E, complete sequence contains the following:
- a CDS encoding uncharacterized protein (Compare to YALI0E26048g, similar to DEHA0D12364g Debaryomyces hansenii, similar to Saccharomyces cerevisiae DUS3 (YLR401C); ancestral locus Anc_4.264): MSDEPVVKKTKVEDLPDTIVDSVYEKQLAEGRVRGVASIKPEYLVARASADARDAPPSVNDDLAEGGEKPEEKKKGGQNKNRSLKQRKDAIKMCSSALQFKEDGSPQECSYGDKCKFEHDLQKYLESKPKDIEGVCPVFDLTGQCPQGYKCRWLSSHRDSEGKLLVDEEKKKANADNKELNHVFKHLNPLQRKKYDLSKSDEAIKLIDAQIVRDEDDEQTKLEKKETIEIDTGRIRPSEKKKLDLKGKYIVSPLTTVGNLPYRRLMKDLGADVTYGEMALTLPLIQGHKAEWALTRCHSSEVTEGNHFGVQVTAPKHWQAIKAAQAVSELCTGISEINLNCGCPIDLVYRQGAGSALMDQQGKTARIVRGMSMVSGDVPITVKMRTGTGSTPTAKKLTARLLAEGQTAAFTLHGRSRAQRYTKLADWNYIREVADSVVNTRDDVREKSELDDHVISHPTWVVGNGDCYTWSDWHRAVDEAHVDSVMVARGALIKPWIFEEVESRQHIDKSATERLEYFQKFAQYGLEHWGSDQYGVNQTRRYLCEFMSFTHRYVPSGILEYLPAKMNDRPDLWKGRDEMETLLGSSDYRDWIKVTERFLGPVGDEFEFTPKHKSNAYPTESG
- a CDS encoding uncharacterized protein (Compare to YALI0E26125g, uniprot|Q8TFK5 Yarrowia lipolytica YlCWP1 Cell wall protein), whose protein sequence is MSEDKYCTVRVCRIYKSVIRHFSKTNHTRSYPPTLVTIMQFSAVLLATAASMVSAQQFGIIAIRSGSDIQNSAVYSNGEKLVIGGTYQSTDYEVKDMLLLANGKPVQFGNGANIVDSEGAGTRDIEVNGQDYVYVPKFEWTACPAPEGADYVYTVETSSVCGEAGIPFAPRAMYKDEAATEEKPAETEAAPVETPAITEAPVPVPTGGAVVTANSTIVLTITDCGEGVECVTKPQPQPTQVEEAPEQANGAAALGVSAGIAGIAAVAMLL
- a CDS encoding uncharacterized protein (Compare to YALI0E26081g, similar to Saccharomyces cerevisiae YDR049W; ancestral locus Anc_3.293, similar to uniprot|Q04311 Saccharomyces cerevisiae YDR049w), producing the protein MAKAKQAPTAYFLYDLPESILKSLKVYDFNGVLRSEETEVKPSSQFSAEEKAFHRYNHKLRLQGLAAIRKPEYDQLLKDGLTDTQKDDDSDSNSNSNSNSNSNSEEDTESDSDEEFGLPRKMELASISEAGDGETAKDELKGSPVIFLKSPEVEPKTLTVYKNALGHVSPTESGILGEIQRVNTLPEATSVIIMAGGGHFAAAIFQHSPKIKNTMVPLILETKSFHRYTTRRSQGGSQSASDGSKGKAKSVGSSLRRYGESQLQMEVKELLTSPEWKKRLLPGLPTSAANIYIRASGKGSRGLVLGFEGCPIPKNDSRVKSIPFNTRRANYTEVLRSWTELSTVKVVDVSKEEEEAEKTREKEAEKARKEQSRLAAAEAKKQKQQQSQPTTVPLTPLMKQTSEITELIRKSRAPKLISYLKLQKLKSPYQLEFPEGDKTGTLCPTALHYAAKEGSAYIVSVLLKQLGADPTVTNSFGKTAWDLVSDSKTRDTFQLARGALGEDKWDWKASHVGEALTDEQIEQRDKKEAAEHDQKVKQSIAQQEEEQKEKESSKRYEKIVAKSGLGKRLPQMATKLEDTRGLSDEAKMRLERERRARAAEARFAKK
- a CDS encoding uncharacterized protein (Compare to YALI0E26059g, similar to Saccharomyces cerevisiae DUS4 (YLR405W); ancestral locus Anc_4.269, weakly similar to CA5416|IPF1576 Candida albicans), with translation MVSLDSLNNLFPLWLHFFMHQLYRKKMELKIPSLKNQFYIRLHKQLHNFVAMTENRIRQVFRERKEQGKTVTVAGPMVRYSKLPFRALVRHFDCDVVYSPMMLAREFCRNQTARLCDFTTNKDDFPLIVQLGGNNAEDMVKAVKMLQPYVDGVGINCGCPIKEQIREGVGAALMTAPDLVAEMVAAIRKECGAEIYVEVKMRIHKDLNDTVHFAKLVEAAGADSISVHGRLVPQRSRTAPNYDGIKIVKDSVDVPVIANGDAFTTTNIEEIVELTGCDGVMAARGILSNPAMFAGYTKTPWRAVELFWDYVTAYGLPYALTIHHFSEMLEAELTRYEKKDLNNCKNMVELINWFDDRFDLKRPGDEDFAIRDEYPWKNRTSFVYN
- a CDS encoding uncharacterized protein (Compare to YALI0E26026g, similar to Saccharomyces cerevisiae YET3 (YDL072C); ancestral locus Anc_4.263, similar to DEHA0D12386g Debaryomyces hansenii), giving the protein MTLYYTLVFAILVTEMATFLLLVAPLPEKIRRQFFLSLAKLEVLDKLRLGLKFTFVFILILFIDSVNRVYRVSVDRSTGEYKGNLVATERSELQARKFYSQRNMYLCGFTLFLSLILNRTYSLVIELINARDLINELKGSSNAKVKAELSASDDANKEITLLKAELQQKDKDIAALKSQSANLSTEYNRISDELNASTGNTKLDKKTA